In Taeniopygia guttata chromosome 7, bTaeGut7.mat, whole genome shotgun sequence, a single window of DNA contains:
- the CDK5R2 gene encoding cyclin-dependent kinase 5 activator 2: MGTVLSLSPAASSGKGGGGGGLLAEKAPGRVPGKGESRLKRPGVLISALTWKRLVAASAKKKKSTKKVTPKPGGGAPGGAPGQPDPLVVQRNRENLRKSVVGPADGAKQGPLAVPVPTVPSAPQELHPGSGGRKPPPPPPPAGSRPPGSPRRVVVQASTGELLRCLGDFVCRRCYRLKELSPGELISWFRSVDRSLLLQGWQDQGFITPANLVFVYLLCREALRGEDIGSQAELQASFLTCLYLAYSYMGNEISYPLKPFLVEGDKGRFWERCLGIIQRLSAKMLRINADPHYFTQLFQDLKSEGEGGDGSKHWTISLDR; the protein is encoded by the coding sequence ATGGGCACGGTGCTCTCCCTCTCCCCCGCCGCCTCCTCGGGCaagggcggcggcggcggggggctgCTGGCCGAGAAGGCGCCGGGAAGGGTGCCGGGCAAGGGCGAGAGCCGGCTGAAGCGCCCCGGCGTGCTCATCTCGGCGCTAACCTGGAAGCGGCTGGTGGCTGCCTCGgccaagaagaagaaaagcaccAAGAAGGTGACGCCGAAgcccggcggcggggccccGGGGGGGGCCCCGGGCCAGCCCGACCCGCTGGTGGTGCAGCGCAACCGCGAGAACTTGCGCAAGTCGGTGGTGGGGCCGGCCGACGGTGCCAAGCAGGGCCCGCTGGCCGTGCCGGTGCCCACAGTGCCCTCGGCGCCGCAGGAGCTGCACCCGGGCTCCGGCGGGAGAaagccgccgccgccaccgccgccggCCGGCAGCCGCCCCCCGGGATCTCCGCGCCGCGTGGTGGTGCAGGCGTCCACCGGCGAGCTGCTGCGCTGCTTGGGGGACTTCGTGTGCCGCCGCTGCTACCGCCTGAAGGAGCTGAGCCCCGGCGAACTCATCTCATGGTTTCGCAGCGTGGACCGctcgctgctgctgcagggctggcaggaccAGGGCTTCATCACCCCGGCCAACCTGGTGTTCGTCTACCTGCTGTGCCGGGAAGCGCTGCGGGGCGAAGACATCGGGAGCCAGGCGGAGCTGCAGGCCTCCTTCCTCACCTGCCTCTATCTCGCCTACTCCTACATGGGCAACGAGATCTCCTACCCGCTCAAGCCCTTCCTGGTTGAGGGAGACAAGGGGCGCTTCTGGGAGCGCTGCCTGGGCATCATCCAGCGCCTCAGCGCCAAGATGCTGCGAATCAACGCGGACCCGCACTACTTCACGCAACTCTTCCAGGACCTCAAGAGCGAGGGCGAGGGCGGAGACGGGTCCAAGCACTGGACGATCAGCCTGGACCGTTAG